CAGACGTTCACGAAGCGTCACCTCGTGACGGTTCGTGTGCCCGGGACGCCCTCGGCGGCCAGACGTTCACGAAGCGTCACCTCGTGACGGTTCGTGTGCCCGGGACGCCCTCGGCGGCCAGACGTTCACGAAGCGTCACCTCGTGACGGTTCGTGTGCCCGGGACGCCCTCGGCGGCCAGACGTTCACGAAGCGTCACCTCGTGACGGTTCGTGTGCCCGGGACGCCCTCGGCGGCCAGACGTTCACGAAGCGTCACCTCGTGACGGTTCGTGTGCCCGGGACGCCCTCGGCGGCCAGACGTTCACGAAGCGTCACCTCGTGACGGTTCGTGTGCCCGGGACGCCCTCGGCGGCCAGACGTTCACGAGCCATCACCCCTCGCGGGCGTTCCGGCCGGGCGGCGGTCCGCGCCGACATCCATCGCCTTACTCCCCCCAGTCCTCTTCCAGTTCGGGAGCCTCCTCGAGGGCGATCGGGTCGACAGAGACGACCTCGAGTTCGGCGCCCGTAATCGGACTGTCGATAATCTCGCCGACCTCGACGTCGGCGGGGATCTCGATCTCTTCGCCCGTGATGGGATCTTCCGTGGTGATCGTGTCTTCCGTCATCGTGCCGTCTAGTCGGCCACCGACCCACTTAAAAGCTTCGAACTTATCAAAAGGAGATAATAACGAATACGAGCATCTAACGGTTCAGATGCGGTTGAAAACCCGTCATCCAGATTTATTGTCAGGTTTTAATACATATAGCGAGAAGCGACAGCGGTCGTCGGTTACGCACGACGAGCCACCTCCTCGGCGAGCCGGCGCTCGGCGCGGTCGAGGGCCTCGCGGCGCGACTCGAGGGCCCCTCGATGGTCGCCGAGCGCCTCCCGAGTGTGAGCGTCGGCTGCGTCGACCGCCGAGAGGGCCGGGCCGCCGACCGAATTACGCGAGGCGACGCTCTCTTCGGGGTCGAGGGCAGCCTCGACGGTCTCGCGGTCGACGTGGGTCTCGAGTGGCTCGCCGAGCGTCTCCTCGGCGGCGGCGTCGAGGGCCGCGTACGTCGCCGACGCGTCGCGTTCGCCTTCGAGTGACTCGGCCGCGAGCGCGACGGTCTCGTGGGCGGTCCGAAACGGGATTCCCGACATCGCAAGCAGGTCCGCGACGCCGGTCGCCGTCGAAAAGCCCGTCGACGCGGCGGCCGACAGCGACGAGTCGTCCCACTCGGCGGTCGCGACCGCGCCGGCGGCGACCGTCGTCGCCTCGCGAACCGCGTCGACCGCCTCGAAGGCGTGGGGGTGGGCACGCTGGAGGTCGCGGTTGTACGCCCGCGGGAGCCCCTTCAGGATCGACAACAGCGCGTTCAGGCCGGCCGCGGCGTCGCCCGCGGTCCCCCGGACGAGTTCCATCGTATCGGGGTTCTTTTTTTGGGGCATGATCGACGACGTCGAGGCGTAGGCGTCGTCCAGTTCGACGTACCCGCGGTTCGAAAAGACGACGAGGTCTTCGGCGAGCCCCGACAGCGTTGTCGACAGCGCGGCGACGGCGGCGGTCGTCTCGACGAGGAAATCCCGCGCCGAGAC
The genomic region above belongs to Natronomonas moolapensis 8.8.11 and contains:
- the lysW gene encoding lysine biosynthesis protein LysW yields the protein MTEDTITTEDPITGEEIEIPADVEVGEIIDSPITGAELEVVSVDPIALEEAPELEEDWGE
- the argH gene encoding argininosuccinate lyase, translated to MTGADDGDDGDDGDDGAGASANGDGDVVRRERFSGGPARSFMSSLAADERIFAADVAVDRAHVVMLDERDVIDRTDAAAILEALADVEAAGHVALPDGEDVHAAIETAVIERVGERGGRMHTARSRNDEVATCIRYRLRADVLDAVEATIEAREALAEVAERHAETVMPGFTHLQPAQPTTVGHYLASYGSALARDTERLLDAYGRVNRSPLGAAAFAGTPFDIDRERTAELLGFEGLVENSMDAVSARDFLVETTAAVAALSTTLSGLAEDLVVFSNRGYVELDDAYASTSSIMPQKKNPDTMELVRGTAGDAAAGLNALLSILKGLPRAYNRDLQRAHPHAFEAVDAVREATTVAAGAVATAEWDDSSLSAAASTGFSTATGVADLLAMSGIPFRTAHETVALAAESLEGERDASATYAALDAAAEETLGEPLETHVDRETVEAALDPEESVASRNSVGGPALSAVDAADAHTREALGDHRGALESRREALDRAERRLAEEVARRA